One Halichoerus grypus chromosome 1, mHalGry1.hap1.1, whole genome shotgun sequence genomic region harbors:
- the AP1M2 gene encoding AP-1 complex subunit mu-2 isoform X1, whose product MKTERSIGRDVLVLGRRKRRRRRLPALPPRLPGPPAATMSASAVFILDVKGKPLISRNYKGDIAMSEIEHFMPLLMQREEEGDLAPLLSHGRVHFLWIKHSNLYLVATTLKNANASLVYSFLYKTVEVFSEYFKELEEESIRDNFVIVYELLDELMDFGFPQTTDSKILQEYITQQGNKLETGKSRVPPTVTNAVSWRSEGIKYKKNEVFIDVIESVNLLVNANGSVLLSEIVGTIKLKVFLSGMPELRLGLNDRVLFELTGLSGSKNKSVELEDVKFHQCVRLSRFDNDRTISFIPPDGDFELMSYRLSTQVKPLIWIESVIEKFSHSRVEIMVKAKGQFKKQSVANGVEISVPVPSDADSPRFKTSVGSAKYLPEKNVVIWSIKSFPGGKEYLMRAHFGLPSVEKEEVEGRPPIGVKFEIPYFTVSGIQVRYMKIIEKSGYQALPWVRYITQSGDYQLRTS is encoded by the exons ATGAAGACAGAAAGAAGTATCGGGAGAGACGTGCTCGTGCTCG GAAGAAGGAAGCGGCGCCGCCGTCGCCTCCCGGCGctccctccccgcctcccggGTCCGCCAGCCGCCACCATGTCCGCCTCGGCTGTCTTCATCCTCGACGTCAAGGGCAAG CCCCTGATCAGTCGCAACTACAAGGGCGATATCGCCATGAGTGAGATCGAGCACTTCATGCCTCTGCTCATGCAGCGGGAGGAGGAGGGCGACCTGGCCCCACTGCTGAGCCATGGCCGGGTCCACTTCCTGTGGATCAAACACAGCAACCTCTACT TGGTGGCCACCACACTGAAGAACGCCAACGCCTCCCTCGTGTACTCCTTCCTCTACAAGACTGTTGAG GTATTCTCTGAGTACTtcaaggagctggaggaggagagcaTCCGAGACAACTTTGTCATCGTCTATGAGCTGCTGGATGAGCTCATGGACTTTGGCTTCCCACAGACCACGGACAGCAAGATCCTGCAGGA GTACATCACGCAGCAGGGCAACAAGCTGGAGACTGGCAAATCACGGGTGCCGCCCACTGTCACCAACGCCGTGTCCTGGCGCTCCGAGGGCATCAAGTACAAGAAGAATGAGGTCTTCATCGATGTCATAGAGTCTGTCAACCTGCTG GTCAATGCCAACGGCAGCGTCCTGCTGAGCGAGATCGTGGGCACCATCAAGCTCAAGGTGTTTCTGTCGGGAATGCCAGAGCTGCGGCTTGGCCTCAACGACCGTGTGCTCTTTGAGCTCACTGGCC TTTCAGGGAGCAAGAACAAGTCCGTGGAGCTGGAGGATGTGAAATTCCACCAGTGCGTGCGGCTCTCTCGCTTTGACAACGATCGCACCATCTCCTTCATCCCACCCGATGGCGACTTCGAGCTCATGTCCTACCGCCTCAGCACCCAG GTTAAGCCATTGATCTGGATTGAGTCCGTCATTGAGAAGTTCTCCCACAGTCGCGTGGAGATCATGGTTAAG GCCAAGGGGCAGTTTAAGAAGCAGTCGGTGGCCAATGGCGTGGAGATATCTGTGCCCGTGCCCAGTGACGCCGACTCCCCCAGGTTCAAGACCAGTGTAGGCAGTGCCAAGTACCTGCCAGAAAAGAATGTCGTTATTTGGAGTATTAAGTCTTTCCCG GGGGGCAAGGAGTACCTGATGCGTGCCCACTTTGGCCTCCCCAGCgtggagaaggaggaggtagAGGGCCGGCCCCCGATTGGGGTCAAGTTTGAGATCCCCTATTTCACCGTCTCCGGGATCCAG GTCCGATACATGAAGATCATTGAGAAAAGCGGTTACCAGGCCCTGCCATGGGTTCGCTACATCACCCAAAGTGGTG
- the AP1M2 gene encoding AP-1 complex subunit mu-2 isoform X2 — protein sequence MKTERSIGRDVLVLGRRKRRRRRLPALPPRLPGPPAATMSASAVFILDVKGKPLISRNYKGDIAMSEIEHFMPLLMQREEEGDLAPLLSHGRVHFLWIKHSNLYLVATTLKNANASLVYSFLYKTVEVFSEYFKELEEESIRDNFVIVYELLDELMDFGFPQTTDSKILQEYITQQGNKLETGKSRVPPTVTNAVSWRSEGIKYKKNEVFIDVIESVNLLVNANGSVLLSEIVGTIKLKVFLSGMPELRLGLNDRVLFELTGRSKNKSVELEDVKFHQCVRLSRFDNDRTISFIPPDGDFELMSYRLSTQVKPLIWIESVIEKFSHSRVEIMVKAKGQFKKQSVANGVEISVPVPSDADSPRFKTSVGSAKYLPEKNVVIWSIKSFPGGKEYLMRAHFGLPSVEKEEVEGRPPIGVKFEIPYFTVSGIQVRYMKIIEKSGYQALPWVRYITQSGDYQLRTS from the exons ATGAAGACAGAAAGAAGTATCGGGAGAGACGTGCTCGTGCTCG GAAGAAGGAAGCGGCGCCGCCGTCGCCTCCCGGCGctccctccccgcctcccggGTCCGCCAGCCGCCACCATGTCCGCCTCGGCTGTCTTCATCCTCGACGTCAAGGGCAAG CCCCTGATCAGTCGCAACTACAAGGGCGATATCGCCATGAGTGAGATCGAGCACTTCATGCCTCTGCTCATGCAGCGGGAGGAGGAGGGCGACCTGGCCCCACTGCTGAGCCATGGCCGGGTCCACTTCCTGTGGATCAAACACAGCAACCTCTACT TGGTGGCCACCACACTGAAGAACGCCAACGCCTCCCTCGTGTACTCCTTCCTCTACAAGACTGTTGAG GTATTCTCTGAGTACTtcaaggagctggaggaggagagcaTCCGAGACAACTTTGTCATCGTCTATGAGCTGCTGGATGAGCTCATGGACTTTGGCTTCCCACAGACCACGGACAGCAAGATCCTGCAGGA GTACATCACGCAGCAGGGCAACAAGCTGGAGACTGGCAAATCACGGGTGCCGCCCACTGTCACCAACGCCGTGTCCTGGCGCTCCGAGGGCATCAAGTACAAGAAGAATGAGGTCTTCATCGATGTCATAGAGTCTGTCAACCTGCTG GTCAATGCCAACGGCAGCGTCCTGCTGAGCGAGATCGTGGGCACCATCAAGCTCAAGGTGTTTCTGTCGGGAATGCCAGAGCTGCGGCTTGGCCTCAACGACCGTGTGCTCTTTGAGCTCACTGGCC GGAGCAAGAACAAGTCCGTGGAGCTGGAGGATGTGAAATTCCACCAGTGCGTGCGGCTCTCTCGCTTTGACAACGATCGCACCATCTCCTTCATCCCACCCGATGGCGACTTCGAGCTCATGTCCTACCGCCTCAGCACCCAG GTTAAGCCATTGATCTGGATTGAGTCCGTCATTGAGAAGTTCTCCCACAGTCGCGTGGAGATCATGGTTAAG GCCAAGGGGCAGTTTAAGAAGCAGTCGGTGGCCAATGGCGTGGAGATATCTGTGCCCGTGCCCAGTGACGCCGACTCCCCCAGGTTCAAGACCAGTGTAGGCAGTGCCAAGTACCTGCCAGAAAAGAATGTCGTTATTTGGAGTATTAAGTCTTTCCCG GGGGGCAAGGAGTACCTGATGCGTGCCCACTTTGGCCTCCCCAGCgtggagaaggaggaggtagAGGGCCGGCCCCCGATTGGGGTCAAGTTTGAGATCCCCTATTTCACCGTCTCCGGGATCCAG GTCCGATACATGAAGATCATTGAGAAAAGCGGTTACCAGGCCCTGCCATGGGTTCGCTACATCACCCAAAGTGGTG
- the AP1M2 gene encoding AP-1 complex subunit mu-2 isoform X3 — protein MSASAVFILDVKGKPLISRNYKGDIAMSEIEHFMPLLMQREEEGDLAPLLSHGRVHFLWIKHSNLYLVATTLKNANASLVYSFLYKTVEVFSEYFKELEEESIRDNFVIVYELLDELMDFGFPQTTDSKILQEYITQQGNKLETGKSRVPPTVTNAVSWRSEGIKYKKNEVFIDVIESVNLLVNANGSVLLSEIVGTIKLKVFLSGMPELRLGLNDRVLFELTGLSGSKNKSVELEDVKFHQCVRLSRFDNDRTISFIPPDGDFELMSYRLSTQVKPLIWIESVIEKFSHSRVEIMVKAKGQFKKQSVANGVEISVPVPSDADSPRFKTSVGSAKYLPEKNVVIWSIKSFPGGKEYLMRAHFGLPSVEKEEVEGRPPIGVKFEIPYFTVSGIQVRYMKIIEKSGYQALPWVRYITQSGDYQLRTS, from the exons ATGTCCGCCTCGGCTGTCTTCATCCTCGACGTCAAGGGCAAG CCCCTGATCAGTCGCAACTACAAGGGCGATATCGCCATGAGTGAGATCGAGCACTTCATGCCTCTGCTCATGCAGCGGGAGGAGGAGGGCGACCTGGCCCCACTGCTGAGCCATGGCCGGGTCCACTTCCTGTGGATCAAACACAGCAACCTCTACT TGGTGGCCACCACACTGAAGAACGCCAACGCCTCCCTCGTGTACTCCTTCCTCTACAAGACTGTTGAG GTATTCTCTGAGTACTtcaaggagctggaggaggagagcaTCCGAGACAACTTTGTCATCGTCTATGAGCTGCTGGATGAGCTCATGGACTTTGGCTTCCCACAGACCACGGACAGCAAGATCCTGCAGGA GTACATCACGCAGCAGGGCAACAAGCTGGAGACTGGCAAATCACGGGTGCCGCCCACTGTCACCAACGCCGTGTCCTGGCGCTCCGAGGGCATCAAGTACAAGAAGAATGAGGTCTTCATCGATGTCATAGAGTCTGTCAACCTGCTG GTCAATGCCAACGGCAGCGTCCTGCTGAGCGAGATCGTGGGCACCATCAAGCTCAAGGTGTTTCTGTCGGGAATGCCAGAGCTGCGGCTTGGCCTCAACGACCGTGTGCTCTTTGAGCTCACTGGCC TTTCAGGGAGCAAGAACAAGTCCGTGGAGCTGGAGGATGTGAAATTCCACCAGTGCGTGCGGCTCTCTCGCTTTGACAACGATCGCACCATCTCCTTCATCCCACCCGATGGCGACTTCGAGCTCATGTCCTACCGCCTCAGCACCCAG GTTAAGCCATTGATCTGGATTGAGTCCGTCATTGAGAAGTTCTCCCACAGTCGCGTGGAGATCATGGTTAAG GCCAAGGGGCAGTTTAAGAAGCAGTCGGTGGCCAATGGCGTGGAGATATCTGTGCCCGTGCCCAGTGACGCCGACTCCCCCAGGTTCAAGACCAGTGTAGGCAGTGCCAAGTACCTGCCAGAAAAGAATGTCGTTATTTGGAGTATTAAGTCTTTCCCG GGGGGCAAGGAGTACCTGATGCGTGCCCACTTTGGCCTCCCCAGCgtggagaaggaggaggtagAGGGCCGGCCCCCGATTGGGGTCAAGTTTGAGATCCCCTATTTCACCGTCTCCGGGATCCAG GTCCGATACATGAAGATCATTGAGAAAAGCGGTTACCAGGCCCTGCCATGGGTTCGCTACATCACCCAAAGTGGTG